Within the Scyliorhinus canicula chromosome 6, sScyCan1.1, whole genome shotgun sequence genome, the region TTAATTGCTCGACTTGGTGTTCTGTCTCTTCTCGTACCAACACCGCATgttgcgtgtcttggtaggccttatcatattgcgactgaaagctgcttaaatgggcgagacaagattggtgtgcccagtTGACATCCTCGATCTCCTTGTCCTTCGCCACTATCTGCTCTCCAGTTTCCTGTTTTCTTTCTCATACTCACTCACGCTTCCTCCACTATTCTGGtctctctcttcaatctctctgTGGAGCGTCCTCACggccctcctctgtgcctcgcaattgtgcaagcaggacatgattgccattggcttgcgagctttccttaagctcttcttatggatctctgttaggttctcccaccaagtatgcccgaTACTTACCTGTTTCATCATTCGCACAAAAATCACTCCAATCCTTTCCCTTTGCGATATTTTCTAATCTCCTCTTCCCATACATGACAcagtcctactctactggtcgctgcaacCTCGAATtcttgggggttcataaggcattccattgccttTATTACCATTTCTATCACTATCTCTGGGCTATCCACCGAATTTCGAACAGGGGGTGaaaaagtggtgatgtaaacacgggtacagCTTGTGCTATTTTTAGGCCTACAAAACTCCAGACAgctttacgcaacaaaatctctcaggtttacctttaTCCCTGTTATTTTGGtggtttgatcagtattggtctcatgcttgtggtttttctttttccaattggattctaattcaaatttgggttttctcggagtgactaggccacttctaggttgagtcccgtcagatgtcgccagtaatgttactctgtttacttgctataaatataacagtcaatatggtcgccttccttaatcctaattatgttttacTCTAGAGTCATCAGGTATCTCTCGAtaacgccacaaggttcaaacccgaatactgatcaaagagccaatacaccagttagttagttcaaagtcaatactatttatttacacacacagtaagatctactcatgtacaaagtactacaaactaaactatctctaacacctatacttaactttgggtgcccactcagtcagaggaacaatggccgttgttcggatctgaggctgttgggttcaaagaggtaacaggagaacagcgaaggtcgtccgtctggtagcgagcgttgaccttgaacttacttgcttctggtgcagctggtggaagggtctctccgctttgagagacAAGTCCAAAAGAGCGATTCTCtcatgggggttccttcttatacccggaggggcttcgcgcgcttttaggtgggccttaaacttggccccaattaattgggctgcttctcgatcattgttatcGATCTTGTCCAATAAAGGGGAGGGTACCCTGATGACTGGGCGTGCCttatgtggccgttggccttgttttgtttgtgtctttctggcgccgggatgtctgcaacagcAGCAACTACCTGAatgttagtcctttgtttcccggagatgggccatcaatatgctgatTGACCCAGAATTTCAATTCcatctggtaactgcttcccgaATATACATTtaggcactgtgcctgcttgttttaataacattgtccacagttccctacattctttgcaaGCATCCATTTtgaattctggaagtggccatcccagatggctacagctgACAAACGGCAAGtaccattcatgccacacaagtgccaggaagtgACCATCCCCAATAAGAGAGATTCTAACCAttgcccatgacattcaatggaaccacggtccacaaggcacaagtcaggaatttgATGGAATGCTTTCCCcttacctggatgaatgcagctccaacgacagtcaagaagcttgacaccatccaggacaaagtagccagcatgattggcatcccttccacaaatattcactccttccaccaccgatgcacagtaacagtggtgtgtaccatctacaagatgaactgcaggaactcaccatggcATCTTAGattgcagcttccaaacccaagaccaccaccatctaaatggacaagggcagcagtcacctgggaacatcaccacctggaagttccctctccaagtcactcaccgttctgacttggaaagatatcattgttccttcactgtgactgggtcaaaatcctggaactccctccccaatagTACAGTGTGTGCACCTACTCCTTATGGGCTGCAGCAGTGCAAGAAGACAGCTTGCCACTACCCtcacaaggacaattagggatggcaataattgctggctagcgatgcccacatcctgtgaattaattatttaaaaatggGTTATTTTGGTTTCTGGTTCCCCCGCAGAGATTGTAACAATGGACAACCAGGAGTTCCCTGGATACCAGTGTTGTTTGTGAAATCAATGATGGAAATTCGGACTGAAACTGCAAATTAATGAATTCATCTCGACTTCTGTGGGGTGCCCTTTACTGTACATGTATGAACTTTTCACTATCCTACACTTGCCATCCAGTGTTTTGTGCTGTTTGATCATGGCTACTGGTGAATGTGCTGGGCTGATTTTACTTGGGCAAAGATGTCCCTGTAGATGATGCCAGAATGAAGCTGACTTTGTGATAAGTGATATCGACGTGCAACATTATTTCtatgttcaattcccattctggcTATGTTCTCAAGTCTCCAATGCTCTTCCCATGAAGCTCCAAAGAACATATATATAACATATAACATTCATCTGTCCACCTTTCACTCCTATAACATGCCCTTGAAAGAgattttaattaataaaattaaCTACGAACTACTTTAGACAATACTTTCTCACCTCAACCTTGCTGGAGACTTCTGGGTTTGTACTATTGCTTGCATCTGAACATGAAAAATTACCTTTGGCATTTCTATTTACTTATCTATTGTTTTGCAGCATTGCTGACTAAACATGAAAATGGGATTGCCTTACCTGAAAATAGTTAAGTATTGAGTCAACAATACAGATGCCAGTGAAAATTAATATTTCAATTATCAGTGCAATCCTATTGTGTAGAAAGAGGGCAATCTGCTTGTCctgcctctttgaaagagctctGCAGATTGTCCACTCCAGATTTTCCCCTTGATCCCTTCAATTAGGCCCTTGGAAGTACTTCTCCAGTTGCACTGGTTCAGTTGCCCTTGTTCTTAATTCCCCCATGAGGGTATTATTTCTGCAGACCCACCCGACCAAATCCTTCAATACCTCAGATCATCCTCAATTTTTAACACAGGAAGATTCAAACTCTGTTCTTAATCCCCAGTCTTCATTCTGGCCAATCAGCATTAAGCCTGCTTAGAACAagaggcagaattctccgaccccggggggttggagaatcacccagcgccggtgtcaatcccgtccccgcagtggcccgaattctccaccacccgggaatcagcaggggcgggattcgcggcacgccgatcagcgggccccccgcagcaattctccggcctgaagtcccgccgctgacaggccaatcctgccagtgggaatcaaaacacctgatgccggtgggattggcagcatgggtgggctcaggggtcctgggggtgggggggggggggggggagcgcaggcACTCTGACCcagggaccccctcccctgtgctggtatcacgtcagcagccgctgacgcaccggcgcatgcagaCGTccaccgaccggcgaaggccttaaGGCCCCAGCTGGTGTGGCGCTAAAGGCCGTTTCCACTGTTCGGCAGAGCAGCAACCACTGCAGCACGGGACTAGGCCCTCAATggaggagaattccacacctttggggaggtccaaCGCCAGAgaggttgacgccactccaataaccaggactcccccaccccgcctggtaggggagaatcccagccatgatgtCCTTGATGTTTGAATGTTTGATTCCCAAAACCTGATGTGCGAGCTCAAAAGCAGAAAAAGATTGGACGGCCTTTATCCCGGATTAAAAACCATGCCGTTATCCGATTCCAACTGTATGACTTATCTGCAAACAGTTAGAtatcagagacctgaatgaagttCAGGCACCAGATCAGATTTCTGGGAAACAGCACATGTCAGTTCTCGACCGTCAATGTTCCCACTCTCAGGGAGAGGTGAACACCCTGGGAATACAGTGTTCCCactatccggggggggggggggggggggctgcgatcCCATAACAGCCCCACCAGCCAGGTTCAGCTCCACAAGGAGGTCCCAGACATGCTCACACCTACTCCCCCCACATAGtgtggccagggggggggggggggggggggcagctgacaGAAAAAATTAAAGCAGCCCCCAGAAAAACAACCCTCCCACTCGAAGAACCATCCAATGAGATGTAGTTCTTGGAGCGCACGAACCCCAGCCATTATTTCCATGGACTCAAGACGGACAAAATGCAGATGCCAATCAGCTCCCAGACACAAGGAATCACTGCTTTATTGATAATTAATTTGATCACTGGGTGAACAGAGTTTGATTGCGTTTCCTGTACAGGAACAAGGTGATCAATGAAGCAGAGATCAGAGAGACAGCTGTCACAGTCAGGGTCACGGTCAGGACCACCTCAGACTCCACACCTACAAACCAATGAGAAGCCAATGGTTAGTGAAGGAACCACCGAGGGGGAAATAGAAACCAGCAGTTAGCCAACTCACCACCTGGAGACCTCTCCTGCATCCTTCCCTCATTCAGGGAGTCCGTTGCCAGGTTGGTCACATCAGTATCCAGAATGATCAGGGGTCCAAGTGAGGCCTCAGCCTCCCACTTCAATCCAACTTCATTCTCTGCAATATCAAACATTCCAGTTAGCGAGGGGAAAGGGGAAATGTCCACCATCTAGAGGATCAATATCCTACCAGCTTCAGCTACAAGATCTCTTCTTCCTCTGGATCCAAATCGCAGCTCCCTTGTGGCACAGTTACCCACACGGCAACATGCACAAATGTCAATGCTCGATTCCTCCAATGGGGTCCAGCTAAGCAAGACAAAAATCCGTCAACCAACTGCATTGGGCATCACTTCTCCACAAAAGCCcatcccgagagagagagagagagagagagagagagagagagcgagcttaCATAGTCTGCATCTTCTGGAAAGTACAAGCTTTGTTCCTGGAATCTCTCCGATCCACTGGAGCTACTTTCAAGGTTGACAGGTGATAAAATCTGAGGGAAACATCAACATGTTGTTATTTaatgactccctccctcccaacacAGAGACCCCAGTGATCAATTTTCTCCTACCAAGGAACGGTCATCTCCAAAGAAACGGAATGCATCCAGGTCAAACCGGAGCTTGTCCATCTCCCGATCGCCACTTGGCAACACAAAGGTTGAAAAGGAGTCCTCAGCTTGGCTGTCCAGGAGGCAACTGAAGATAGATTAAAAAGGGACATGAAGTGAATCAAGTGAAGCCAGTGAGATGAGAGCAGCTGGAGAAAGTGAGCTCCTTACCCATTGTAGTCAATAATGCTGTATCTCGGGGTAGAATCCTTGTCTGGGCTCAATGTAGCTACACAGCGGTCAATGTAGAGCTTCAAGGGCATGTGGTTGCTCATTGAAACAGAGGCCTCAATGTGAATGAGGTCACCCAGGTAGTAGACAGTGGAAGTGCGCTCTGTaagccagtcacctgaagaacaaGAGGACAAGGGTTGGAGACAGTGGGTGTCACTCCCAGAGAGTGAAGACAGGAAATCACTCCCCATCACATACCATTCATTAGGCgcagagagaatgaaagatgtccTTCTCCAGACCTGGTGGAGCTGAATGGGATCCAGGTAGGCCTGATAGGGTTACTGCTCACATTGCCCTTCCTGGAAAGACAGCAGAGTCATTTTAGGACAACTTCAAAGAACATCAGCAGCTGTGGATCTTATTGGGCATCAAATAAAGATTCTCACCTAAAGTAACGACACTCAATGGGAACGACAGCTCCATTCGTTCTCACAATGACAGATCCAGGATACTCTGGGCTGTGGGTCAGGTGGGTGGTGTAGATCAGGAAATCTCCAGACATCTGAAAGACACCAGGTTAAGGAATGAAGAACTGATCTGAAATCAGAAATTTCTACAGAGGGAACTCACCCCATCCaataaagttggggggggggggggggggggcagtggggtgtcAATCATTTAggatacaaatgacaaagaattTCTTCATTTAGCAGCTCACGAATCGTTTTAATTATCTATCCCAGAAAGCTGGGAATGCTCAGCCACTGAGGATATTCAGGACAAATGGAATCAGAAAGCAGCACAGTGGCAAAgggggttagcacagctgcatcacagcaccaaagtcccagggtcgatcccagctctgggtcactgtctgtggtgagtttgcacattctccctgtgtttgcatggatttcacccccacaacccaagagatgtgcaggctaggtggactggccacattaaGTTGCCCCTTAAGCAGAACAAAAGTGTATTGCATTGTGAAAAATCCAGTCCTAGTCTTAACAAATGGGGAACAGGCTGAAGGGGCTGTCCAGCCTCACCTTGTTATTAGTGTTGCTCAGCAACCCCAAGCCATTTATACAAAGATCATTAGCACAAGACCAGGATCAATTAATAGGGAAAGGACAGCTTCAGTTAACAGGAAAAGGGGCCACAAGTTGACAATAATATGAAGCCTGGAAATAGAACAGTGTTGATCCAGGGCCCCATTGATTCCAATGACTCGGAAAATGGAAAGTGTAGAGTTCCTGTTTGGTCCAATCTATCAGAATTCCCATTCCATTCAGTTCATTAACAGCCAACCCAATTAGATTAAACTGGACTGAAACTTAACTCCCAGATCAATTAATGTGAATGTGAATGAGCTGAAAAAGCAACAAGAGGAAAAGCTCAGAGGAACCAAAGAGAAGCTTCCAGACCAATGGGGTTGATGTCACAACATTGAAGAGACTCAGACCAGTGGAAGCAAAGTACAATCCAGAATAGGAAGCTAGTTTGGGTGTTTAAGACACTGGAGACCAGTATCTCCTCAATATCAATGACATCTCACCAAGTGTTGGAATAAAGAGTGTAGAACAATCTCCAGCCAGGGCTTAGAGCCAGAATTGAGGTTTGACATTACCTGCAATTTGCTGCCACACTCGTGGAGCCCATAGTCAAAGAGGACAGTGTGGTTCTGAGAAGTAGATCCTGCTTGGCCGACAGCCTGCTGCCCCCAGGGTCAGGTCAGCAGCTTTAATCAGGTGCCTGGTTCCAAATAAATCCAGCTGGACCCTGACCAGCAGCTTGTCCTCTGCACACTGCACCATCACAGTCTGCAGTGGAGACACACTTTGACCCTCAGACACACGGAAATGGGAACCAAAGGGAGGAAGAGGGACTCTCTGAGGCACAGAGGTGGCTTTGACTCTGCTCCATGGAAACCTCTGGCCCGAAACTGTTGCCAAGTATCAGAGGAACAAACAGCTCCAACTAACACCAGCACTGGGAACAAAGCCCTCACtccaaaatcccccatgataccaAACAACTGAACCATCCTGTCCACCAGGGAGCAGCACCTTTTATACTCACAACCTGTACTCACCTGAACTCGTTTCGGTCAATCAGCTAATTATACTAAAAGAAACAAactcagggacaaattaaaaggggccgctCCTGATAAGGGCACTGtccaaacaataataataatctttcttattgtcacaagtaggcttacattaacctatTTAATGTAAGTTAATGAAGTCGCTGTGAAAATGcgccagtcgccacactccggcgcttgttcgggtacacggagggggaattcagaatgtccaaattacctatccgCACGTCtttcagcacctggaggaaaccaacgccgACACGggacgaacgtgcagactccgcacagacagtgacccaagccgggaatcgaacctggaaacgtgctgctgtgaagcaacagtgctaatgactgtgctaccgtgaaacCCCGAAACAAGACATTAtcttacaattatcccttaaacaatgctaattaatacagtgacacaataacccttaactgctatctttatttccactcaaacaacaaaactctCAGGTTACAATCCATTTTTAAATACAGtgagcactcaggaatacttgctataTAGAGTTGTCTTGGATACGCCACTTTGTGAAAGAGAGATATTTTGAGACTGTttgaaagaaagagacctgacaccctgtcagagtaatgcagaatctctgactgtatttcttcagaaaccttcTCGGCTCAATTTCGAGCCAAAAGCTAACACTGAAAACCTTAACATCTGACTGCTTCAACTCCtggctcccattaactacatcatctcactAGTGTCTCTACGTATCTACGCTCCAGGGAACCCTCTGAATATTAAATAACAGTCCATCAACCCAAacctttacgatgctttaattgcacctctgtctcCAAAAACCCTAGCTGGCTTTCAAATGAGGATTCTTAAAAACataactgcagcagtcacacacgatcccaggcgtttaacccttactgcatcaaACACATATAATGTatatgaaattcctacattctttACAGTCCACACAACTGAGATCCCCTATGTTCCGAAGTAGGGACAAAATGTATGTTAGCTAACATTACTGATGGCACCAAGATAGGTATCATCCTGGTAAACTTACCAATGTCTTCATATCCTTCCAAAAATATGTTGATCAGGATTTCTTACAATACTCCTGAAGCCTAACTGGTGAATTGTGAAGATTTTGCATGATTGCCTtgtttttgtactcaatgcccctgtttacaaagTTAAGTATGTTTTCTGAGTCTTGTTAGGCTGGGGgttcttggagcagagaaggctgagagtggACGTGGTTGAGGTGAACACAATTATGAATGACAGaatgtagataggaagaaactattCCCCTTAGTAGAATCCAACCAGGGCCATAGATTTATGGATCAGGAGatttggaggggatttgaggaaaaaccttttcatccagaggaTGTTGGGATTGTGGGTCTCACTGACTGAAAGGGtgataactccaccaatctccctggccgcatcccgcttacggagctggagttagcatcctgctcgccttctccccacattcatacaccgcaccctgtgccgtcctccactgagcttccgcctttctggtggtcaacaagtcgaactcagcctggaggctgcgccgctccctcagcaatccctcctctgcggcctccgcatatctcctgtccaccctcaccacctcccctaccaatctctccctctctctccgctcccttccctccctgtgggctcgaatggagatcaactcccccctaaccaccgccttcagcgcctcccagaccatccccactcggacctccctattctcattggcctccaggtacctctcaatacatcctcgaacccgcccgcccacctcctcgtctgccagcagcctcaCCTCcaaacgccaaagcgggcgctagtccctcccctcccccagctcgaggtccacccaacgCGGGGCATGGttggaaatggctatcgccgaatagtcagcatcctccaccctcgcaatcagcgccctactcataacgaagAAGTCGATccaggaataggccttatgcacatgggagaaatatgaaaattccctggccctcggcctcgcaaacctccatggatccacccctcccatctggtccataaaccccctcaacaccttagctgccgcaggcctcctacccgtcctggaactggatcgatccagtggtggatccagcactgtgttgaaatccccccccattatcaggcctcccACCTCTATATCTGGAAactggcccaacatgcgccgcatgaaacctgcatcgtcccaatttggggcgtatacattaaccagcaccacccgctccccttacagcttgccactcaccatcacatacctcccgccactgtctgccaccacattcgacgcctcaaatgacaccctcttccccaccagaattgccaccccccgattatttgcatccagccctgaatgaaacacctggcctacccatcccttcctcaatcgaacctgatccgccaccttcaggtgcgtcccctgaagcatggccacatccgccttcagccccttcaggtgcgcaaacactcgGACCCGTTTGACCggaccattcagtcccctcacattccaggtgatcagccggatcggaaggccacctgcccccatcccctgttggctagccatcacccttccgtaatccgccacgtgcccgcgccccccgctcagcccgttccc harbors:
- the LOC119967940 gene encoding zona pellucida sperm-binding protein 3-like; this encodes MKTLMSGDFLIYTTHLTHSPEYPGSVIVRTNGAVVPIECRYFRKGNVSSNPIRPTWIPFSSTRSGEGHLSFSLRLMNGDWLTERTSTVYYLGDLIHIEASVSMSNHMPLKLYIDRCVATLSPDKDSTPRYSIIDYNGCLLDSQAEDSFSTFVLPSGDREMDKLRFYHLSTLKVAPVDRRDSRNKACTFQKMQTIWTPLEESSIDICACCRVGNCATRELRFGSRGRRDLVAEAENEVGLKWEAEASLGPLIILDTDVTNLATDSLNEGRMQERSPGGVESEVVLTVTLTVTAVSLISASLITLFLYRKRNQTLFTQ